From a single Lolium rigidum isolate FL_2022 chromosome 7, APGP_CSIRO_Lrig_0.1, whole genome shotgun sequence genomic region:
- the LOC124674854 gene encoding vacuolar-processing enzyme beta-isozyme 1-like — protein sequence MYDDIAKNHLNPRPGVIINNPKGKDVYAGVPKDYTGDQVTTKNFFAVLMGNKTAVTGGSRKVINSKPQDHIFIYYSDHGGPGVLGMPNMPYLYADDLIKVLRENHASKSYSKMVIYVEACESGSIFEGLMPEDLNIYVTTAANANEDSYGTYCPGTETPPPPEYNTCLGDVYSVSWMEDSETHNLKKETIKDQYEVVKNRTSGSDRVNRGSHVMEYGDKTFRDEKLFLYQGFDPANANINNRLLLPGLEGAINQRDADVLFMWKRYEQLSEGSEEKLRALREIKETVLHRKHLDSSIDFIGKLLFGFVNGPSMLEAPRSSGQPLVDDWDCLKRMVRVFESHCGSLTQYGMKHMRAFANICNNGVSEAGMKEASISACGGYNSAKWSPLALGHSA from the exons ATGTACGACGACATCGCCAAAAACCACCTCAACCCAAGACCTGGGGTCATCATCAACAATCCTAAAGGGAAAGATGTTTACGCTGGTGTTCCAAAG GACTACACTGGTGACCAGGTCACTACTAAAAACTTCTTTGCAGTTCTCATGGGCAACAAAACTGCAGTTACTGGAGGGAGTAGGAAGGTGATAAACAGCAAACCGCAGGATCACATCTTCATCTATTACTCGGATCATGGGGGTCCCGGTGTTCTTG GTATGCCCAACATGCCGTACCTTTATGCTGACGACTTGATTAAGGTGTTACGAGAAAACCATGCTTCTAAGAGTTATTCAAAAATG GTTATATATGTTGAAGCGTGTGAAAGTGGCAGTATATTTGAGGGTCTAATGCCAGAAGATCTTAATATTTATGTTACAACAGCAGCTAATGCAAATGAAGATAGTTATGGAACATACTGCCCTGGGACGGAAACACCACCTCCTCCTGAATACAATACCTGTTTAGGTGACGTCTACAGTGTTTCTTGGATGGAAGATAG TGAAACTCACAATCTAAAGAAGGAAACAATCAAGGATCAGTACGAGGTG GTTAAAAATAGAACTTCAGGCTCAGATAGGGTCAATAGGGGTTCTCATGTCATGGAGTATGGTGACAAGACATTCAGGGATGAGAAGCTTTTCCTTTATCAAGGTTTTGATCCTGCAAATGCCAACATCAACAACAGGCTGCTTTTGCCTGGCCTGGAGGGTGCAATCAATCAGAGAGATGCCGATGTTCTTTTCATGTGGAAGAGG TATGAGCAGTTAAGTGAAGGATCAGAAGAGAAGCTGAGGGCTCTCAGGGAAATCAAAGAAACTGTGCTACACAGGAAGCATCTCGACAGCAGCATCGATTTCATCGGGAAGCTTCTCTTTGGATTTGTAAATGGGCCTTCAATGCTTGAGGCTCCTAGAAGCTCTGGCCAACCATTGGTTGACGACTGGGATTGTTTGAAGAGGATG GTGCGGGTCTTCGAATCCCACTGTGGATCGCTCACTCAGTATGGCATGAAACACATGAGGGCGTTCGCAAACATATGCAACAACGGCGTCTCCGAGGCTGGGATGAAGGAAGCAAGCATCAGCGCCTGTGGCGGTTACAACTCGGCGAAGTGGAGCCCACTGGCTCTGGGTCACAGCGCCTGA